The Pirellulales bacterium genome includes the window GCGACTTCGTTTGGGGACCTCGCTGGCGCTGCTCGCGGTCATCGCTCTTCTGTCGAGCGGTCCGGTAATTGCCGACGAGCCGCCGTCGGCTGATGACACGGCGATTAATATCCCGCGGCCTGACGAGCATGATCTCGTCGTAGACCTGGCCCACTTGCTCAAAGCGACCGACGAGCGAGAAATCCAAGAGATCACTGCTCGCCTGGTCGCCGACAAGGCTATACCGATCGTGGTCGTGACGATCGAATCGATGAAGGCCCACAGCCCTTTCAATCTGCGGATCGAGACGTTTGCGAATCTGTTGTTCGATCAATGGCAGATCGGCGCCGCCGAAATCGACGGGCAGGAGTGGAATCGCGGCATCCTGCTTTTGGTCTCCAAGGGGGATCGCAAGGCGCGCATCGAACTCGGCGGCGGCTGGCGGCGCGATCAGGATCGCGAGTGCCAACGCATTATGCAGGACAAGATCGTTCCGCATTTCAAACGGAACGACTACTCGGGCGGGATCCTGGCCGGAGTCAAGGCGCTCGACGCTTTAGCGCGCGACCAGACAAAGCCGCGAGCCGCCGCCGCTCCCGGCGGGCTGCCCGGAGGCACGCCTCCGGCGCTCGTGCCGCCATCAAACACGCCCCAGCAGCCCGCTCCTCAGGGTGCCGCGGCGCACGTCAACCGACCGATGCCACAGCTCCCGCAGCAGTTCCCGCGCGCGTGGCCCCACCCGGCGGTGCAGCCGCCGCGCGCCTCGAACGGATTCGCACTCGCTGTCCTGGTCATCATTGGGGTCGTCGTGTTCCTGGTGATTGGCAAAGCCGTGTCGGCCGCGTCTGGGATGACCGGCGCGCGCCGCCGGGGCTTCGGCGCGCGGCACGTCACTAACGATTCCTGGTGGGGTGGCCCGTTCGGCTGGCAGAATTGGGCGCTTTACGAGATGTCGCGCCAGAACTGGCAGCAAAATAACAGCATCACGCACCATTCCACGTCGCATTTTTCGGATAGCGCGATGTCGCACGGCGGCGGCTTCTCGTCGAGCCCGCCCATGGACACGTCCTCCTCGTCGTCGAGCAGCTTCGGCGGTGGATCGTCGGGGGGCGGCGGCGCCACCGGTTCTTGGTAGATCAGCACCTGCTCGCAATTCTGAATGAAAAGTCCGCCGATGCAGCGCCCCAGTCAGCGATTCAGTGCGAATGATCGTCGCCAGGTGGCCGAGGCCGTAGCGGCCGCCGAGTTGCAAACATCAGCCGAGATCGTGCCGGTGATCGCCGCCGCCAGTGGCCGGTACGATCGAGCCGAGGATCTCGTAGGCTTGTGGACGGCGGTCATCGCGCTTGTTTGCCTGGCGACGGTATGGAACGTCGAGTTCCCGGATCCCGACGGCTGGGACGAGCCGTCGCGCTTCGTGCAAACGCTGGCCCTGGCCGCGGCGGTGGTGATTGGTTTTTTCGCCGGCGCGGCCGTGGCGACGCGCGTCGACCGATTGCGGCGCTTGTTTGTCTCGCGCGTTGAGCGTCGCGAGGAGACCTGGGCCCGGGCCGTACAGGTTTTTCACGATCGACGTATCGGCCGCACCGCGACACGGTCAGGATTACTGATTTATGTATCGCTCTTCGAGCGCACCGCGGCGATCGTTGCCGACGAAGCCATTTTGCAGCGGGTCGGTCAGCCGGCACTTGACGAGCTTTGCCGACAGCTCGTCGAGCGGATCAAACAAGATCAACCCGTCGCCGCGCTTTCGGCGACCATAGCCGCGGCAGGCGCTACCCTGGCTGCGCTTTTTCCGCCCACCGCGCCCCGCACGAACGAGCTGAGCGACGCGCTGGTCTTGCTCGATTGAGCTGAAGCCGCGGGTGGTCGAGGAATTTGCGTTCGCCCGCGAGAGGAATTTTGCAGCTTCACTGTCCTCGGATTTGCGGTCAACTCAAGGGCGCGCCGGCGAGCCGTTTGCCGACTTCCCACACCGGACCGGGAAATCGGTGGCAAGCGCCCATCACCTGACCCAACGACTGAACCAGATGCTCGACGTCCTCGCGATTGATCACCAGGGTCGGCAGCAGCTTGATGACGTCCATGTGATGGCCGGCCACCTGGGCCAGAATACGGTGATCCCTGAACAGCGGGATCAGCATCGCCTGGCAGAAGAGGCTTTCGTCGAGTTTGTGCAACAGGTTCCATCCCATCTTCAGCACGAGGCTGGCCGGAGGGCGAAACTGGATGCCGATCATCAGTCCCCGGCCGCGAACCTCCTCGAACATTTCGTACTGCTGTCCGATCTCTCGAAGGCCGCGCGCCAATAAATCGCCCATGGTCGCCGCATTCTCCACGAGCTTCTCCTCGCGCAGAACCTCGAGCGTGGCCAGTCCTGCCGCCATGGCCAGATCGTTCTCCATGAACGTCGAGGAGTGGACGAAGCAGCGATCCAGGCTGGAGAAGACTTTCTCGTGGATCCAGCGTTTGGAGAGGACCGCGCCGACGGGAACGTATCCTCCCGAGAGCGCTTTGGCCGTGATCAGAATGTCTGGCGAAACATTCCAATGCTCGCAGGCGAACATTTTGCCTGTGCGGCCCAAACCGGTCTGGACTTCATCGGCGATGAACAAGGCGCGATGCTTGCGACAGAGCGCCGCGGCGTCGGCCAGATAGGTATCGCTGGGCGTGTAGACCCCTTCGCCCTGGATCGGCTCGACGAGGAAGCCCGCGACATCCTCGCGCGACAGCTCGCGTTCCAGCGACTCGAGATCGTCGAAGGGCACGCTTGACACGGGCTCCAAAAAGGGACCGAATCCCTGCTTGAATTCCTCATGGCCATTCACGGATAGAGAGCCGAGCGTCAGGCCGTGAAACGATCTTTCGCAATGCACGATGCGCGGCCTGCCCGTCGCGGCGCGGGCGTACTTGATGGCTGTCTCGACCCCCTCGGTGCCGCTGTTGGTGAAGAAGACCATCTCCAACTCGCCAGGCGCGACGCGGATCAATTCGCGTGCCAGCAATCCCGACAAGGCCGCGACGCCCATGACGACGAGGTTGGGCAGATCG containing:
- a CDS encoding TPM domain-containing protein, producing the protein MALRLRLGTSLALLAVIALLSSGPVIADEPPSADDTAINIPRPDEHDLVVDLAHLLKATDEREIQEITARLVADKAIPIVVVTIESMKAHSPFNLRIETFANLLFDQWQIGAAEIDGQEWNRGILLLVSKGDRKARIELGGGWRRDQDRECQRIMQDKIVPHFKRNDYSGGILAGVKALDALARDQTKPRAAAAPGGLPGGTPPALVPPSNTPQQPAPQGAAAHVNRPMPQLPQQFPRAWPHPAVQPPRASNGFALAVLVIIGVVVFLVIGKAVSAASGMTGARRRGFGARHVTNDSWWGGPFGWQNWALYEMSRQNWQQNNSITHHSTSHFSDSAMSHGGGFSSSPPMDTSSSSSSSFGGGSSGGGGATGSW
- a CDS encoding aspartate aminotransferase family protein, with translation MDLKSLLAAERDELVSLAEERVNPALSKILGLLGYTKRYARGTGAYLFDDAGNRYLDCISGFGTFACGRNHPTIHDCLRQAMDLDLPNLVVMGVAALSGLLARELIRVAPGELEMVFFTNSGTEGVETAIKYARAATGRPRIVHCERSFHGLTLGSLSVNGHEEFKQGFGPFLEPVSSVPFDDLESLERELSREDVAGFLVEPIQGEGVYTPSDTYLADAAALCRKHRALFIADEVQTGLGRTGKMFACEHWNVSPDILITAKALSGGYVPVGAVLSKRWIHEKVFSSLDRCFVHSSTFMENDLAMAAGLATLEVLREEKLVENAATMGDLLARGLREIGQQYEMFEEVRGRGLMIGIQFRPPASLVLKMGWNLLHKLDESLFCQAMLIPLFRDHRILAQVAGHHMDVIKLLPTLVINREDVEHLVQSLGQVMGACHRFPGPVWEVGKRLAGAPLS